Proteins encoded in a region of the Piliocolobus tephrosceles isolate RC106 unplaced genomic scaffold, ASM277652v3 unscaffolded_31861, whole genome shotgun sequence genome:
- the LOC111530065 gene encoding uncharacterized protein LOC111530065 isoform X2: MREIIFVLPVVLFFFTSSLTQVINQENNKIPAYSTTNSVQPPQIVIDVNKHKNVYDSILRKNNMDILEKNNKLENITSSVEELLHLIEDNKNELLKDTTPEDYGLKIKTEIMNATDEHVLNLLLNNEEDKLKETKAEQIGPIIVVLPQPLSDQESLYYDKYKDLIKDVEPTKSLLLRVIYFEKIATIKSQNKKEATDELENTKDIIKKCESRINAIKAILDEISYNAYGNEDKTTKRLKSEKEFLNQKLNVLNRKIRKLERNYFKNIPLFKS; encoded by the exons ATGagggaaataatttttgtattacctgtcgtgttatttttttttacaagttcTTTAACCCAAGTTATTAATCAGGAGAACAATAAAATTCCTGCGTATAGCACTa CTAATTCAGTGCAACCTCCTCAAATTGTTATTGatgttaataaacataaaaatgtgtatgattcaattttaagaaaaaacaacatGGATATTCTg gaaaagaataataaactggaaaatattaCTAGTAGTG TGGAAGAATTATTACATCTTATTGAggataacaaaaat gaaCTATTAAAAGATACTACTCCAGAAGAttatggattaaaaataaaaacagaaattatgaaTGCAACTGATgaacatgttttaaatttattattaaataatgaagaagataaattaaaagaaactaaGGCAGAACAAATTGGCCCAATCATAGTAGTTTTACCTCAACCCTTATCAGATCa GGAATCGCTTTATTACGACAAATACAAAGATCTAATAAAAGATGTTGAACCAACGAAGAGTTTATTATTGAGAGTtatctattttgaaaaaattgcaa caattaaaagtcaaaataaaaaagaagctacCGATGAATTGGAAAATACCAAGGATATAATAAAAAAG tGTGAATCAAGAATAAATGCTATTAAAGCAATATTAGATGAAATATCATACAACGCATATGGAAATGAAGAt aaaactacTAAAAGATTGAAGAGcgaaaaggaatttttaaatcagaaattaaaTGTTTTA AATcgtaaaattagaaaattagaacggaattatttcaaaaatattcctCTTTTCAAATCTTAA
- the LOC111530065 gene encoding uncharacterized protein LOC111530065 isoform X1, with product MREIIFVLPVVLFFFTSSLTQVINQENNKIPAYSTIANSVQPPQIVIDVNKHKNVYDSILRKNNMDILEKNNKLENITSSVEELLHLIEDNKNELLKDTTPEDYGLKIKTEIMNATDEHVLNLLLNNEEDKLKETKAEQIGPIIVVLPQPLSDQESLYYDKYKDLIKDVEPTKSLLLRVIYFEKIATIKSQNKKEATDELENTKDIIKKCESRINAIKAILDEISYNAYGNEDKTTKRLKSEKEFLNQKLNVLNRKIRKLERNYFKNIPLFKS from the exons ATGagggaaataatttttgtattacctgtcgtgttatttttttttacaagttcTTTAACCCAAGTTATTAATCAGGAGAACAATAAAATTCCTGCGTATAGCACTa TAGCTAATTCAGTGCAACCTCCTCAAATTGTTATTGatgttaataaacataaaaatgtgtatgattcaattttaagaaaaaacaacatGGATATTCTg gaaaagaataataaactggaaaatattaCTAGTAGTG TGGAAGAATTATTACATCTTATTGAggataacaaaaat gaaCTATTAAAAGATACTACTCCAGAAGAttatggattaaaaataaaaacagaaattatgaaTGCAACTGATgaacatgttttaaatttattattaaataatgaagaagataaattaaaagaaactaaGGCAGAACAAATTGGCCCAATCATAGTAGTTTTACCTCAACCCTTATCAGATCa GGAATCGCTTTATTACGACAAATACAAAGATCTAATAAAAGATGTTGAACCAACGAAGAGTTTATTATTGAGAGTtatctattttgaaaaaattgcaa caattaaaagtcaaaataaaaaagaagctacCGATGAATTGGAAAATACCAAGGATATAATAAAAAAG tGTGAATCAAGAATAAATGCTATTAAAGCAATATTAGATGAAATATCATACAACGCATATGGAAATGAAGAt aaaactacTAAAAGATTGAAGAGcgaaaaggaatttttaaatcagaaattaaaTGTTTTA AATcgtaaaattagaaaattagaacggaattatttcaaaaatattcctCTTTTCAAATCTTAA